The following nucleotide sequence is from Aspergillus luchuensis IFO 4308 DNA, chromosome 1, nearly complete sequence.
tcatATTCCTCGCAAACCTCAGCAGAGCAGGTAGCACAGGATTGCCAGGATGCCATTGCCAACAAGACCGTGCTCGTGACTGGCGTTAGCCCAGGTGGTCTTGGTGCCGAGTTTGCAAAGGTTATTGCCATTCACGGCCCTTCCCTCCTTATTCTTGCTAGCCGCGATATCGTCAAAGCTCAGCAGACAGCCCAGGAGATCGCAGACATTGCGCCAGGAGTACCCACCCGTCTCCTTGAACTAGATCTGCGCTCTCAGGCCCAAGTCCGAATCGCCGCTAAGGAAGTTCTGACATACAAGGAGGATATAGATGTCTTGGTCAACAACGCTGGTGTCATGGCATCACCGTTGTCGCTAACGGATGATGGGATCGAGAGTCAATTTGCCACCAATCACGTCGGGCATTTTCTGTTCACCAATTTGATCATGAAAAAGCTAGTGGTTCCTGGAAAGTCTTGCCGAGTTGTGAATGTGTCTAGCAACGGCCACCTGCTGAGTTCAGTCAGGTTCCATGACTGGAACTTTGACGTAAGTTATCATGCCAtgcccctccttctccaaatgTCGAGATAATGAGCTGATGGCTATATCAGGAAGGCAAAAACTATGACCCCTGGCTAGCCTACGGCCAAAGCAAGACGGCCAACATGCTCTTCTCTGTGTCTCTCGCACAAAAGCTGGGGAGCAAAGGCCTAACCTCAGTCAGCCTACATCCTGGTACTATTAACACGAATCTGGCGAGAGGAGACTGGAATGAGATGTATGAATCACTCGGTAAGCTCACTTAAGTATTCTTTTGTGCGAGGGCTTGCTGACATTACTCCAGTGAAATGGTTCACAGTGCTCGGGTACTTCCGGAGTGGGCAAAGAGAGATAACCTGGAAGTCTATGTCGCAAGGTGTGGCGACGCATGTATTTGCCGCATTTCATTCATCTATCTCCGCCAATGGTAAGTATTCTCTATGTGCCGGTCATTCTTTTAAGCTAATCAAGTCTGGCAGAGAATAATGGAAGCTTTGTTCAGGACTGTGCAGTGGTTAAGCCAGAGGAGGTGCGCAGCTGGGCCCGGGATCAGATCGAGGCAGAACGACTGTGGAAGCTGACTGAAGATATCGTTGGTGAAACTTTTGAGTATTGAGAATGATGAATGTGGTACATGATAAGGTAGCAGAGATGATGTATTGGGTTGAACATGCACTTTCTCTGGTGCTGATACGCCTTCGGTATTTTGCTGCGCCTTCCCTTGATAGCATCAACTTGTGATCATTGCTTGAAAAACCCTGGCTTGTAGATACTTAGTAATGTGTAATGCATGTTACTAGCATAGCATGCACCGTCAGCTGACGTCCGACTTGGCCTGCCAAGTAAAAATGTAAGAGAGCTTGGTGAGCTTGGTGCCAAATAGCACAGGTGAAATCAGGGCTGGCGTCTCACATCCAAAGTTCTTCCAACCTATACTTCAGCACCTACCGCCAAACCCCGGGATAAAAGGTGAACATCAGCCCATAAGATAAGGTGTCGGCCCACACAAACGGCCCGGGGAGAGATGTCAGCCCCGGAACAGGACTAGCGTACCACAACTCCGGTAGAGACCATCCGAACCAATTAACAtacatcatctcatccagtGACGCAGCAGGCGCGGAGGGTGACGGAAGCCAGCGTCATGGACTGGTTACTACATGGCCTTTGCCAGGATGCCATCCGGGAATTACGAGCATAGAGCCCATTGGGATGTCAGCCCACATCAACAATGGCCAGTTCCAGCCATCCAGATATCCGTCTTAAATAGGAGCTGACCGGCATCACAGATCTCTTCTCAACTAAGGGTACTTTTACCAAGCGTAACACTTATACAACATGCCATCAGATTCGAACGATCAGAGCATCTCCGCTTATGGAGCTGCTCGCTCC
It contains:
- a CDS encoding uncharacterized protein (COG:Q;~EggNog:ENOG410PJKV;~InterPro:IPR036291,IPR002347;~PFAM:PF08659,PF00106,PF13561;~go_process: GO:0055114 - oxidation-reduction process [Evidence IEA]), coding for MSSYSSQTSAEQVAQDCQDAIANKTVLVTGVSPGGLGAEFAKVIAIHGPSLLILASRDIVKAQQTAQEIADIAPGVPTRLLELDLRSQAQVRIAAKEVLTYKEDIDVLVNNAGVMASPLSLTDDGIESQFATNHVGHFLFTNLIMKKLVVPGKSCRVVNVSSNGHLLSSVRFHDWNFDEGKNYDPWLAYGQSKTANMLFSVSLAQKLGSKGLTSVSLHPGTINTNLARGDWNEMYESLVKWFTVLGYFRSGQREITWKSMSQGVATHVFAAFHSSISANENNGSFVQDCAVVKPEEVRSWARDQIEAERLWKLTEDIVGETFEY